CTCGAGCCAGGTGAGCAATTGATCGGGTCGGGACCCGTCGCCGCCGGCGACACCGTGCGCTGGGTTGTGGGTGATACCGAGAGCGGTGGCGGGGAGACCCGCCGCGTCCATATCATGGTCAAGCCGACCCGCCCGGAAATCGCGACCAATCTTGTCGTCAATACCGATCGGCGCACCTACCTGCTCGAACTACGTTCTCGCGAAAAGCCGTACATGCCTTCGGTGACCTGGTTTTATCCCGAAGATCGCATGCGTGGCCGGAGCGTGCCGCCGACGCCGTTTATCCCTGATCCAGCCCAGCGCCGCTATCGCTATACCATTGAAGGTGACACCCCGCCCTGGCGTCCGATCAACGCCTACGACGACGGACGCAAAGTTTACATCGAGTTCTCGCCAGGCATCGGACAGGGTGAGATGCCACCCCTCTTCGTTATCGGGCAAGACGGGAAGCCCGAGCTTGTCAACTACCGGGCGTTCGGAAGCCTGCTGATTGTCGATCGGCTGTTCGCCGCCGCTGAATTGAGACTAGGGGGAGAGAACCAGCAGAAGGTGCGCATCGTCAGAGCCGATGGGAGGTCGTCATGATCGGTACAAGCGGCGGTCCGCCGGATCAGAATTCTGTGCCGCCACAGGCACACGACGATGCTTCGAAAGCCTTCCAGTTGCGTCCTGAACGTCCAGGCGTGACGCGGATCTCCGGTAGGGTCCTGATCGGAGGCACGGCCCTAGTCCTTGCCCTTATCTCCGGAGCGGTACTGTTGGCCCTACAATCCAGCAAGAAGCGTGCTCCCGCTTCGGAAGAACTCTACTCGACCGATCACCACAACGTCGCCGACCAGCTTGCCGGCTTACCAAAGGACTACACGGCAATCCCGCGGGATGTGCCACCGCTTGGACCGCCTTTGCCCGGCGATTTGGGGCGGCCGATCGTCGCAGCGAAGACCCAGACCGGTCCATTGGCAGTTGACGCCGAACAACAGCGTGTCGATCGGGAGAGTGAAGCGGCTCGCACGAGCAAAGTGTTCGCCGCTACCAATGTCCGGACGCCGACCGCGATGGCGCCGCCGAACGAAGCCCCGACGAACGGGACGATGTCGTCCGACGAAGCCTTCACACAAAATGGCCAGGACCGAAAACTTGCCTTCGTGAATGGGCCGGCCGATCGTCGTACGACGAGCCCCGATCGTCTGGTCAAACCAGCATCGCCGTTTGTGGTGCAAGCAGGGACAGTGATTCCTGGTGCTCTGCTGACCGGGATCCGCTCCGATCTCCCTGGCCAAATCACGGCGCAAGTTACCGAGGCGGTATACGATACTCCTACGGGTCGAACCCGACTAATTCCGCAAGGCGCACGGTTGATAGGCACTTACGATAGCCAAGTCGCATTTGGGCAGTCGCGTGTGCTTCTGGTCTGGACCAGGTTGATCATGCCAAACGGCCGGTCCATCGTGCTGGAGCGGCAGCCGGGAGCCGATGCTGCAGGTTACTCGGGCCTTGAGGATGAGGTCGACAACCACTGGAAGGAGTTGTTGGGCGCGGCCGCGCTCTCAACTTTACTGGCTGTCGGCACCGAGGTGAATTCAGGCAGTGACGTCAACAACACAAACGGCGCACTCATCCAGGCGCTACGGCGTGGGGCAGGCGACTCCGCAAATCAAGTCGGGCAACAGCTTGTGCGGCGCAACCTCAATATTCAGCCAACACTGACCATTCGGCCAGGGTTTCCAGTGAGGGTAATTGTCAACCGGGATCTCGTTCTCGAACCGTATAGAGGCTCGAAGCATGACTAAACTCAAAATTGGAATTCTCGCTGACGATAGACCGGTTAAGGTTACGCACGAGCTGCCGGCAAGTGTTCATCGGGACCTTGTCGCTTATGCCGATGCGTTGGCCCGGGAAAGCGGACAATCGATCAGCGATCCAGCGAAACTGATCGCTCCCATGTTGGCGCGCTTTATGGCGACGGATCGGGCTTTTGCGAAGCGTCGCCGCGCACATCAAGTGACCGGACAGCGTGAGAGGTAGCGCTCCGAAAGCAGCCTTTGAAAAGTTTCCAATGCGGGGTTTCCGTTGTCATGCTGCCAATAGGCAGAATAGCTCAATACGATCGGCGGACCTCCCGATATACCAGGCTCGAAAAGTTTGCGCCAACGTCTGACTCGTCGCGCAAGTCGGCCCAGTAAACTATCTCTTGTGTCGCCAGACGGTGTTTGGCGGGCAGGACAGCGAACACGCGCTCATTCCAAAGGGCCTTCGCGTTGGTATTTAGCGACGTGATGCGTCCCGTTATGATCAAACTCGAACTGCATCAAAGTGAGTCAGAGCCAGATTTGAACGCCGATCGACACCGGGAGGAGGATGGTTTCAGCAAGAGTGCCAGCCGCAAGATGTGATCGTCCAAAGCGCAAGCATGGCTTCGGGGTGACCCTTGTTGCGGATTCTTTAAATTCAAATCGCAAGCCGAGTTGGCGGCGCTCTGGGATGAGTATGGCGACATGGAGAATATGTTTTGGGAGAGCCGGTATTGCCTGCCGATTGCCCGTGAAGAGTTGAAGGACGACAGCCGGGAATGAGATGACGGCGCTACGCCGCAACAGGCGGCTGAAGCTGGCTACACATTCTGGCGATATCGGTAGTTACGTCTTCAAGCTGCCAAGGCTTTTCCCATCGGCGTGCATCCTGAAACCTGTGCGGAATCATATCGGCACAATAGCCAGTGGTGAAGATGAAGGGCTTTCCGATACGCATAAGTTCGTCCGCCAACAGATAGCTGGTTTCGCCGCGCAAATTTATATCGAGCACAGCGACATCAAAGCTATCCTGATGGATAGCCAGTGCTTCTGCGAGTTGGGAAATCGGTCCGATGACGTGAGCGCCGAGCGACCGCAGCGCGTTTGCGAGGTCATCCCCGACTAAGTACTCGTCTTCGACGATGAGAACGCGGCAGCCCTTCATGGGGTGGGCCATATTGCCACCTCTCGAAATCGTTCCCGCTGTCAAAACAACGTCGACGGGCGAAAACGTTCCGACATAATGTTTCAACTTCCGCGCTTTTGCGGAAAGAAACCGATGATGACGACAGGCATACAACACGGGATGCGAGAGGTAAGCTCGTTCGCGGTTGGTTCGACCTTGGAAACTTCTTTCCCGAAACGGGCAAAACCTTCCGCGAACGACGCTGATCTAGTTGGGCAAGTACCGACAGCTATCGTTGATGCCCCAACGAAATGCCAAGCTTCAGCGCCTTCTGTCGCAAGCTTCCGATCGTTCGCTTCATTTCCTTGGCGATCTTAACAACAGGCGTGCGCGCCTTGGAGTGCGCGCGCAACGCCTTAACGTCTGCAGAGGTATATTCTTTGCGGATGATCTTCTTAGCTTTCTTGGCCATAACGACTTCCTGCTTTTGGGGAAGGCGCTCTGTAGCACGAAGAGCCACATTGGCAATCTGTTCGTGTCACGCCCGGCAATTTGCGTGCATCATCCGACCGGCGTTTGCGACGAGCGCCGTATACCTTGGTATCGGTCCGTACCTGCTTTAGATTATCGACGTTTACCTACGTTCTATTGAACCGATAGCGAGTCGTCCTATCTATTACGGTGTGCGGTAGCGCTCCCGCTACCGCTGCCCTCCTTGGGCGTTTCCTCCCTAGACTTGGCCGCTTGTGGCAACGCAGGCGGCTTTTCTTTTTGTGCACCCGGTCGCCTGAGAACTGCGGTGAAGTAGATGCAAGCCGCGCGGTGATGACACCGATGTGACTAGTCGTGAAGCCGTGATTTGTTGTGACGGCGCGACCCGAGCCTTACCTGAGCGGGCGCAACGAGGTTGACTGGAGTAAAAGCGATGCGTTCTGTTTTGGCCTTGAGCCTTTTGATCGCCCTGTGTGGCGTTGCGAAGGCAGCTACGGTGCATCACGCGCACCAGCGGCACGCTATTGTTCGTCCCGTCTTCTCAGACCCCGCTTCGGGTTTTGCCTCCGCGCCACCTGGGCCGCCGATCTACGATCGGCCGGCACCGTATTACAACGAGCCGTATTTTGGCGCTGCGCAGGGTTACGCGCCGGGCGAAAAGGAGGAATTTCTCGACAGTGTGAGACAAGGCGGTTAGCCCAAACGTGTCAGATGAAGAAAGGCCCGGAGCTGTGCCGAAGGGCGCGCACGTTTCTGTGCCGATTACGATCGACGGGGAGCGCTGGCTCGGCCGAATTGGCCCGCGTTCAGCAAGCCATCAAAACCTCAATTGCGAGAAAATCGGAGTGACGCCCGCACCTACACTCACCAGGCGCGGCACGATGGCGAGCCTTATAGGTACACGGCCTAGCACTACTTTGGCAGAATCTGTTTGCGCCGGTGTTTTTCAAGGATTTGTTTTCGGCAGTATGGACACCATTGAGACGGTGGCCGAAGGATGAGACCGACGATGGCGTGACGCACGGCGGGCATGGTTGGCTGAGGCGGAGGCCCGTTGATTCTTTTTTTTTCGCCCCGCGTATGCGAGGCGGCGATGTTGCAGGAAGGCGTAGGCAATCATTGTCATCAGGGCGTGGCGATGAAGACCCTGCCATGATCGCCCTTCGAAGTGATCAAGTCCAAGCTCCTCCTTCAACTGCTGATGCGCCTGCTCACAAATCCATCGCGCCTTGATGGTGGCGGCCAGTGTGCGCAGATCCGTCCCCGCTGGGAGGTTGGCGAGATAGTATTTCTTCTCCCCTGAGGCGCGTTGCTCGCCAATCAGCCAGCCTTCGTCGCCCGGGAGATGCTGCTGACCTTTATCCCAAATCCGCTGCGGAGGGCCGTCGGCGGTGCGGACGCGGACAGCAGCAAATCGGGCTGTCAGACGACCTTTCGTTCTGCTGCGCCAACTCACGGTTTTCCATTTGGCGCTGGCCAGCATTTGTTCTGCCGCAATCGATAAGACATCTGGTACGTGGTGCTTTCGTGGCTTCCCGCGGACTTTGGTAATCGGCCAAATGAGCTTCACAAAACGCGGCAAAAGCGATAATCTGCCAAAGTAGTGCAGCGACCCGGGCAGTTTGCTGCAAGGATAAATCTGGCTGCCATCGTCAACTGCAAGCTTGCCGCGCGATTCGCGCGTGCAGGTATGGTTTCATTGGTGACGATTCAAATAAACTGTACGGTAGTCGACTTCTAACCCCAATCCTGCCCGTGCTTTAGCCGTAATGCTCTCCCATGGGGATTTTACTGCTACCTGTAGTTCACAGCCGGGCGGTTGTCCTTTGCCGCTAGGTTGATTCTTGATCCCGCTACGTCTAACGAAGAGTATTCCTTGCGCTCACGGAGTAGAGGCCGCTACTCCGACAGCTCTGAAAGGCCGTTGGCTTCAGCCTCGATAACTTCCGAGAAGAGCTGTTATCGGACGCAATCGTTCATTTTGCGCCGAATTGCTTGGTTGGGAAGGAAATGACGATTGCGAGCTGGACAGGTTACTCGGCAAAGCGGGGTCGATCCGTCAACTGATAAGCGTTCATACGAAAAGCCTTAGCCGAAGCCTACGCTGCTTTGTCCATTGCCTTACGAGAATGCGCAGCCGGCTCCCGTGGCGCATCTTTTGGGGCCAGGGCGCTGCTGGCGATGAACCCGCCACGAGCAGGCCCGCCGGTTGGCGACCTCTCCCGATGTCTCATAGTGTGGGACAAAGCGGAACCGAAAATGCGCGCCTTTGATTTTCCTCGATGGAAGTCGCTTTCACCCGACCGGTAGCTTAAGGTCTTTCAATATCCTCTATGAGCATAGAGCTGTGCTCGTCCCCGGGCTCACGAGCTGCCCTCCTATCCGTATGATTGGATGAGGTATCGTAGGTTTGGTTGGTGTGGGGAAAGGCGGTAGCGCTCCCCCGCTGTGAGTGGCGGAGTTATTCTCCCCACCTATGGCATTTGAAAATTCCCCAGTTTTCGTGACGGCCGACCGGGCGCGCCGAATCGCTGACGCTCCTCCTGCAGGCGGGAGGGAGGGCGCGGTGATCAAACTTGGGGAACTTGTCATGATCTTGGATTTGCATCGCCAAGGTCTGTCGGTCAGCGCTATCGCCCGGCAGCTTGGTGTCGACCGAAAGTCAGGGGCCTACATCGCCAAAGGGTTGGAGCCGCCGGTCTACAAAAAGCGGGCACCAAGGCCGGGAATCGTCGATCACTTCGAAACCTATTTGCGCGAACGACTGGCGGCCTATCCCGCGCTCACGGCCGTGCGGCTATGGCGTGAGCTCAAGGAACGCGGCTTCGCTGGCGGCTACAGCGTCGTCCGCGATCGCGTGCGGGAGCTGCGGCCTTCCCGGCCGGCGGGCTTCGAAGTCCGTTTTGAAACGCCAGCGGGTGAGCAGGCGCAAGTCGACTTCGCCAGGTTCGAGGTCGAGTTCGTCGATGAGCCAGGGGTCAAGCGCATCGTCTGGCTGTTCTCGATGGTGCTCGGCTACTCACGGCTGATCTGGGCGCGCTTCGTTGTCCATCAAGATTTGCAAACCGTTCTTCGCTGTCATATTGCCGCTCTGGAGGCGATCGGCGGCGTTCCGCGCGAGATCCTCTACGACCGGATGAAGACCGCTGTCCTCGGCGAGGACGCCGAGGGGCTCGTGGTCTACAACCGCGCCCTCGTCGATCTCGCTCGCCATTATGGCTTCCAGCCACGCGCCTGCCGGCCCTATCGGGCCAAGACCAAGGGCAAGGTCGAGCGGCCGTTCCGCTATATCCGCGAGGACTTCTTCCTCGGCGGCGTCTTCGGCAATCTCGAGGACCTCAACGGCCAGCTCCGCCATTGGCTGGATACGGTCGCCAATCCTCGGGTGCATGCCACAACGCGTCGGGTCGTCAACGAGGCTTTCGCCGAGGAAAGGGCGTCACTGCAAGCCTTACCGAGCGCGCCGTATCGGGCGGTGTTGCGTCTGGAGCGGCGGGCCTCGCATGAA
This genomic interval from Bradyrhizobium sp. CB82 contains the following:
- the trbG gene encoding P-type conjugative transfer protein TrbG translates to MHSSCQTSCTLRRSLASALSISLFALGGCTAFKPPQISYDSDIPPLPDPPAATDDRPRPLHVPPSWSPAHGGKQKEAKEPIERIESANDAARVQPRKAAYYNAVQVFPYSPGALYQIYAAPGQITDIALEPGEQLIGSGPVAAGDTVRWVVGDTESGGGETRRVHIMVKPTRPEIATNLVVNTDRRTYLLELRSREKPYMPSVTWFYPEDRMRGRSVPPTPFIPDPAQRRYRYTIEGDTPPWRPINAYDDGRKVYIEFSPGIGQGEMPPLFVIGQDGKPELVNYRAFGSLLIVDRLFAAAELRLGGENQQKVRIVRADGRSS
- a CDS encoding DUF2274 domain-containing protein translates to MTKLKIGILADDRPVKVTHELPASVHRDLVAYADALARESGQSISDPAKLIAPMLARFMATDRAFAKRRRAHQVTGQRER
- a CDS encoding response regulator: MKHYVGTFSPVDVVLTAGTISRGGNMAHPMKGCRVLIVEDEYLVGDDLANALRSLGAHVIGPISQLAEALAIHQDSFDVAVLDINLRGETSYLLADELMRIGKPFIFTTGYCADMIPHRFQDARRWEKPWQLEDVTTDIARMCSQLQPPVAA
- the istA gene encoding IS21 family transposase; this encodes MIKLGELVMILDLHRQGLSVSAIARQLGVDRKSGAYIAKGLEPPVYKKRAPRPGIVDHFETYLRERLAAYPALTAVRLWRELKERGFAGGYSVVRDRVRELRPSRPAGFEVRFETPAGEQAQVDFARFEVEFVDEPGVKRIVWLFSMVLGYSRLIWARFVVHQDLQTVLRCHIAALEAIGGVPREILYDRMKTAVLGEDAEGLVVYNRALVDLARHYGFQPRACRPYRAKTKGKVERPFRYIREDFFLGGVFGNLEDLNGQLRHWLDTVANPRVHATTRRVVNEAFAEERASLQALPSAPYRAVLRLERRASHEGMVSVGGNLYSVPDTTRRRVFDVHVLADEIRIFEGSVLVASHAPLEERGQKRLDPAHRKLASFGRRRSGNPEPITLTRAGDLAVRRSLDFYAAVGRRLATQEVV
- a CDS encoding TrbI/VirB10 family protein; the encoded protein is MIGTSGGPPDQNSVPPQAHDDASKAFQLRPERPGVTRISGRVLIGGTALVLALISGAVLLALQSSKKRAPASEELYSTDHHNVADQLAGLPKDYTAIPRDVPPLGPPLPGDLGRPIVAAKTQTGPLAVDAEQQRVDRESEAARTSKVFAATNVRTPTAMAPPNEAPTNGTMSSDEAFTQNGQDRKLAFVNGPADRRTTSPDRLVKPASPFVVQAGTVIPGALLTGIRSDLPGQITAQVTEAVYDTPTGRTRLIPQGARLIGTYDSQVAFGQSRVLLVWTRLIMPNGRSIVLERQPGADAAGYSGLEDEVDNHWKELLGAAALSTLLAVGTEVNSGSDVNNTNGALIQALRRGAGDSANQVGQQLVRRNLNIQPTLTIRPGFPVRVIVNRDLVLEPYRGSKHD